A window of Candidatus Methylomirabilota bacterium genomic DNA:
TCGGCCAGGTCTCGGCCACGCTCAACTTGCTGACCTGGGTGGGCGCGCGCACGAGGACGCTGCGCCTGGGCACCGCCGTGATCACGCTGCCCTGGCACAACCCCGTGCTGCTGGCCGAACAGGCGGCGACCATCGACCTGTTGTCGGGCGGCCGGCTCGATTTCGGCATCGGCAAGGGCTACCGTCACAACGAGTTCGCCGGCTTCTGCGTCCCCATGGAGGAAGCCGACGAGCGTTTCGAGGAATCGCTGGAGGTGATCGTCAAGGCCTGGACCTCGGACCGGCCGTGGTCGCACCGGGGCAAGCACTGGCAGTTCGACAACGTCGTCGTGGAGCCGCCCACGGCCCAGAAGCCCCACCCGCCGTTCTGGATGGGGGCCGGGCATCCGGAGTCGATCGTCAAGGTCGCCGAGCGCGGCCACAACCTGCTCCTGGACCAGTTCGCGCCCTTCGAGACGATCGGCGAGCGCATCGCCATCTTCAAGGCCGCCGTGGAGCGCCAGGGGCGTCGCTTCGATCCGATGAGCGTCGGCGTCACCCGATCGGTCAACGTGGTCATGACCGGGGCCGAGAAGGAGCGGGCCGTCGCCGAGCGCATGCGGGCCCGCATGCGGACCGAGCAGCTGGCCCAGCGCCCCGACGGCCAGAACAAGGCGAGCATCATGTCGTACGCGGTGACACCCGAGGTCGCGGAGGCGACCGCGCTCTACGGCACTCCCGACGAGATCGCCGAGAAGGTGCAGACCCTGCGCGACCTGGGCGCCGAGTACCTGCTCCTCAACAGCACCGGCGGCACCGAGACGCTGCGCCGCTTCGCGCGAGAGGTGATGCCCGCCTTCGCGGGCGAGCCGAGTCTTCGCCCGCGCGGCTGACGCCAGTATCGTGCCGGCCGCCGCGCCGTCCGCCGGGCTGTCGACGTTCGCCGCCCTCAAGGCCCGGAACTACTCGTTCTACTGGGTTGGGCTGGTCTTCTACGTCCTCGGCCACCGCGCGGAATACGTCACCTTCGCCTGGCTGACGTGGGAGGTCACCCACGACGCGCTCTATCTAGGCTATCTCGGCCTGGCCCAGGGCGCGCCGCTGCTCGTCTTCCAGCTCTTCGGCGGGGTGCTGGCCGACCGCACCAACCGGCTGCGGCTGCTGATCGGCACCCAAATCGGTACCGCGCTCACGCTGACGATCGCTTTCGTCCTGGCCGTCCTCGGCCAGGTCCGCGTGGAGTACCTGCTGGTGCTGGCTGCGCTGAGCAACACCTTCAGGGCCTTCGACGAGCCTGCCCGGCTGTCCCTGATCCCCCAGCTCATCGATCGCGCCCGGCTCCCCAATGCGATCGCGCTCGGCTCGATCCCCTGGCAGGCCGGGCGGATGATCGGGCCCTCGATCACCGGGGTGCTGATCGCGGCCTTCGGCGGGGCGGTCGGGCTCGCCCTGGCCGCCGGCGCCTCCTATGCCGCGCTGGTCCTCTACAGTTGCCTCCGGGTATACGGCAATCACCCGACCAGCGACGGCCAGCGCGTCCTGCGCCAGTTCGTCGAGGGGCTCAGCTTCGTGGCCCACAACTTCGTGTTCGCGAGCCTCATCTGCCTGGCCCTGTTCAACGCCCTGTTCGGCCTGTCCTACGTCACCCTGCTGCCGATCTACGCCGACTGGTACTTCCACACCGGCTCGATCGGGTACGGCCTGCTCAACGCCGCGCACGGGGGCGGGGCGATCCTGGGCACGCTCGTCATCGCCACCATCGCCCACCGGATCCGGCGCCCGGGTCCGGTGCTGCTGACGATGGCGGCCAGTCTGGGGCTGGCGCTGATCGTGTTCTCGATGTCCCCCTGGATGGGGCTGGCCTTCGCCGTGCTGATCGTCGTCGGCTTCGCCAACACCTTCTACCTGACCCAGGTGAGCACGATCATCCAGCAGCGGGTGCCCGACCATCTACGCGGCCGGGTTCTGGGCATCTACTCGCTGTGCTGGAACCTCCTGCCGCTGGGCGGGCTACTGGCCGGGGTCCTGGCGGCGGCGGTGAACGCGCGCTTCGCCGTCCTGGTCGGCGGGATCATGGTCGCCGCCAACGCGCTGCTGCTGCTCACCTCACATCGCCTCCGAGCGATCAGCTAGGATAGGGCCATGCCACGACTCGATCGCCTGCCTCAGGTCAACCGCAACAGCATCCTGATGCTGCCCGTGCAGGTGCACGACACGACGCCCTTCACGAAACCGTTCCGGCCGCTCTCGGCCTGCCGGCTGGCCATCGTCACCACCGCCGGGCTGCACCGGCGCGGCGATCGGCCGTTCGGCCCCGGCGAGCAGACGTATCGCGCCATCCCCGCGGACACGCCGGCGGCCGACATCGTGCAGAGCCACACGAGCATCGGCTTCGACCGCGTGCCCATCATCCGCGATCTCAACATCTCGTTCCCCCTCGACCGCGTCCGCGAGCTGGTCACGCGAGGCGAGCTGGGCGGGCTCGGCCCTCGCCACTACTCGTTCATGGGCGCCCAGCGCGAGGTCGGGCGCATCGAGCGCGAGACGGGCCCGGAGGTCGGCCGACGGCTGCGCGACGAAGGCGTGGACCTGGCGCTCATCACGCCCACCTGACCCTTGTGCACGCACACCGGGGGTGTGCTGGCCCGCGCGCTGGAGACCGAAGGCGTCGCCACGACGTCCATCAGCCTCGTGCGCGAGCACACGGAGAAGCTGAAACCGCCGCGGGCGCTCTGGGTGCCCTTCCCGTTCGGGTACGCGCTCGGGCAGCCCGACGACGCCGAGCTGCAGCACCGGGTCCTGCGCGCCGCGCTCGACCTGTTTGCGGCGCCGGCCGGTCCGGTGCTCCGCGACTTCCCCGACGAGCCGGACGCCGGCGAGGAGCCCCCGGCGCCCACGCAGGCCTCGGCCATCACGCCGGCGGCCAGCGTGCCCGACGACCCTGCCACCGAGACGGCGCAGATGCGTCAGTACCACGAGCAGTGGGTGACCCGGAACGGCGGGCGCACGGCCTTCGGGCTGAGTGGCATCGCGGCCACGCGCTTTCGCGGCGTGGTGCGGTTTCTCGAGCGCTTTGCCGCAGGGGACGACGCCGACCTGGAGGAGCGCCCGCCGGATGTGCCACTGCCGAACTTCATCCGCTACTGCGCCGACGACCTCAAGGCCCTCTACGCCGAGGGCCGGCTGGCCATGAAGGCGGGGGCCGGCGGCGACGAGGTCGCGCGGTGGTTCTGGGCCGAGACGGCGACCGGCCAGCTACTCCGGCGCGTGCGCGACCGGCTCGACGCCTCCACCGATCCCAAGTGGAAGGCGGCGGCGTTCGGCGTCGCGCGGTAGAATGGGCGGCCCCCTGGCAAGGAGGATCCGAGATGGCGAACGTGCTCACGGTGGTCGCGAAGATCCGGGCGGCGAAGGGCAAGGGCGACGCGCTGGCGGCGCTCCTGCAGGAGCAGGCCGCGGTGGTGCGCAAGTCCGAGCCCGGCTGTCTCGTGTACCGCCCCCACCGCTCCACGAAGGACCCCGATCTCTTCTACTTCTACGAGCAGTACCGGGACGACGCAGCCTTCGACGCCCACCGCAAGGCCCCGCACCTGGCCGCCTACCGCGAGCGGCGTGAGAAGGAGGGGCTCACCGAGGGCGGCCCCGAGGTCGAGATCTATCGCTCCCTCACCGATTGAGGCCCCCATGGCGGACTACGTGCTCGTCGAGAAGTCGCAGGGCGTGGCGATCCTCACCATGAATCGCCCCGAGCAGCTCAACGCCATGAACGCCCGGCTGAGCGCCGAGCTCCACGACGCGGTCAGCCAGATGGCCGACGACGACGAGGTGGGCTGCGTCGTCATCACCGGGGCCGGCGACCGCGCGTTCTCCGCGGGCGGAGACATCCACGAGCAGCGCGAAGACGATCGCAAGTACACGCAAGCCGAGCTGGACGCACGGACCGCCGTGCGGGCCCGCCACAGCTACGAGATCGGGGCCTGCCCCAAGCCGACCATCGGGATGATGAACGGGCTGGCCTACGGCGGCGCCGCCGTGCTGGCCTCGTCCCTGGACATGCGGGTCGGCTGCGAGCACGCGAGCTTCCGGTTCCTGGCCGCGGCCTACGGCCGCATCAACGCCACCTGGACCCTCCCCAACCAGGTCGGCTGGCCCATCGCCAAGGAGCTCTTGTTCTCTGGCCGGCCCGTCGAAGCCGACGAGGCCCATCGCATCGGCCTGCTCAATCACCTGGTGCCCTGCGGGCAACTCCGCGACAAGACGATGTGGCTGGCCACGATGATCGCCAAGAACCGCCGCGAGTCCGTGATGGGCGTGAAGGCCCTGCTGCTCCGGGACATGGGGCGCACGCTCGAGGAGCAGTGGGCCAACGAGCGCGAGTACACGACCACCGTGGCCCGGGGCGCCCGGGCCGAGGCGGCCTTTCCCGAGTTCATCGCCCGCAAGGGGCGCGAGCTGTCGGCCTGAGCCGAGCGCGAGCCGCGGCCGCTTACGGCAGCAGGTCGGCCACGGCGAGCTGAGCAGTCGCCAGGGCGAGTGGAACGGCGGCGGCGGGCGGCGCCAGCGTCGTGACGGATCGGTAGCGCCACCCGTAGGGCGCCGAAGCGTCCGGAGCGGGATCCCGGCAGATCTCCAGGACGCGATCGACGAGGTTCACGATCCAGTAGTCCTGGATCCCCGCGCGCGCGTAGAGGCTGCCCTTGTGCTCGCGGTCGAAGGCCAGGCTCGACTCGGCGACCTCGATGGCGAGGGCCGGGCGCGCGGGATGCTCGTGGCGATAATCCGTCGGGCGGCCTGGAACAACCACCAGATCCGGCTCGGGCTCGGATTCCTCGTCGAGCGACACCGGCGACTGGACACTCACGATCCACCCGGGCGGCAGAACCGCTCTCACCGCGTAGTCGACCGCCCGGATGGCGGACGCGTGATAGGCGCTCTGCGGCTCGGCGACGATGAGCTGGCCGCCGACCAGCTCGACGGGGTCCCGCTCGAACACACCGAGCTCCACGAGCCGGTCGTATTCGGTCCGGTTCCAGCGCCGGAGCGTGAGCGGGGGCTGCGTCATGCTCCCACCCTAGCCGGCTCGCCCCGCGAGCACAATGTCTCGCCATGGATACATCTACGGCCGTGCGATACACTTGCCGGCGCGATGGCGACCTACGTCCTGATCCACGGCGCGTACCAGGGGGGCTGGATCTGGAAGCCAGTCGCCGCGCGTCTACGCGCCGGAGGCCATCTGGTCTACGCGCCCAGCCTGGACGGCTGCGGCGAGCGTCGCCATAGCGTGCGTCCGGGCATCACGGTGGGCTCGCACGCGCGTGAAGTAGCGGAGCTCCTCGTCTCCGAAGATCTGAGCGACGGCGTCCTGGTGGGGACCAGCAGCGGCGGGATGGTGGTCGTCAAGGCGGCCGAGCTGGCGCGCGAGCGCATCGCCCGGCTCGTCTTCGTCGACGCGCTGGCCCTGCTGCCCGGCGAGCGGGTCGATCAGATCGTCAAGCGGTCGGCGCCCAATGAGACCAACGACGTCACGACCGCGCCCACCAGAGCCGACGCCGAGAGCCGGCTGTTCAGGGATCTCGACGAGCCCCTGCGCCGGTGGGCGCTGGCCCGCATCACCCCGCACCCCGTCGCCGCGCTGGAGGCGCCGATGGAGCCGACCACTTTCTGGGAGCAGGCGTGGCCGGCCACCGTCATCCGCTGCCGGCGGGCCGCCAATCCGCCGGAGAGTCATCAGCGGCGCACGGCCGAGCGCTTGAAGGCGGCCTGGCACGAGCTGGACACCGGCCACTACCCGATGCTGAGCGAGCCCGAAGCGCTCACGCGGGTGTTGCTGTCCTAGCGATTCGAGACGACACCGGAAAGGAACGAGACATGGCCACCATCACGGGCTCGGAAGTCCTGGCGCAGGCGCTCAAGTCTCAGGGCGTGGATACCATGTTCTACCTGATGGGTGGGCCCATGCTGGAGACGGAGGCGGCCTGCATCCAGCTCGGGATCCGGGCCATCGACACCCGGCACGAGCAGGCGGCCGCGCTGGCCGCGCATGCGTGGGCGCGGGTGACCCGGCGACCTGGGGTCTGCATGGGCTGTTCGGGGCCGGGCACGACCAATCTGGTGACGGGCGTGGCCAACGCCTTCACGGACTGCGCGCCGCTGGTGGCCATCGGCGGGTCGAGCCCCCGCGTCTACCTGGGCATGGAAGCCTTCCAGGAGATCGACCAGGTCGCCGTCATGCGGCCCGTCACCAAATGGGCGGAGCGCGTCTACGACGCCCGGCGCATCCCCGACGTGGTGGCCACGGCGTTCCGCCAGGCCAGCTCCGGCCGGCCCGGTCCCGTCTACCTGGACCTGCCCGGCGACATCCTGGGCGAGAAGGTGGAGGAGGACAAGGTGACCTATCCCGCGCCGTGGCGCCCGGCGCCGCGCACGCTGGGCGACCCGAACGCCGTCCGCGAAGCGGTCGCGCTGCTGGCCCGGGCCGAGCGGCCGGTGATCGTGGCGGGCAGCGGCGTGTGGTGGTCGGACGGGGCCGCCGCGCTCCAGGCCTTCGTGGAGGCGGCGGGGATTCCGTTCTACACGAAGCCGATCTCGCGCGGCCTGATCCCCGAGGACCACGCGCTGTCCTTTCTCAACGCCCGCAGCACCGCGTTCTCCGAGGCCGACGTGCTCCTGGCCGTGGGGACCCGCTTCGACTGGGTCATCCAGTTCGGACGGCCGCCGCGGTTCGCCGCCGACCTCGAGGTCATCCACGTGGACGTCAATCCGAGCCAGCTCGGCCACAACCGCGCGGTGGACGTGCCCATCGCCGGCGACGCCCGGGCCGTGCTCGAGCAGCTCCGGGCGGAGGCCGCGGGCAAGGTCGATCCGCGTCGTTACGCCGCCTGGGTCGGCAAGCTGCGCACGCTCGACGGGGAGAAGGCGTCGGAGTCGGACAAGGCCATGAGCAGCGACAACGTGCCCATCCACCCGCTGCGTCTCTGCAAGGAAGTGCGGGACTTCCTGCAGCGGGACGCCATCCTGATCGTGGACGGCCAGGAGATC
This region includes:
- a CDS encoding LLM class flavin-dependent oxidoreductase, translated to MRFGIFGSAQAKRGGPDVDSGAGFREFVERNVEAEALGFVSTFLVEHHFTGFGQVSATLNLLTWVGARTRTLRLGTAVITLPWHNPVLLAEQAATIDLLSGGRLDFGIGKGYRHNEFAGFCVPMEEADERFEESLEVIVKAWTSDRPWSHRGKHWQFDNVVVEPPTAQKPHPPFWMGAGHPESIVKVAERGHNLLLDQFAPFETIGERIAIFKAAVERQGRRFDPMSVGVTRSVNVVMTGAEKERAVAERMRARMRTEQLAQRPDGQNKASIMSYAVTPEVAEATALYGTPDEIAEKVQTLRDLGAEYLLLNSTGGTETLRRFAREVMPAFAGEPSLRPRG
- a CDS encoding MFS transporter; the protein is MPAAAPSAGLSTFAALKARNYSFYWVGLVFYVLGHRAEYVTFAWLTWEVTHDALYLGYLGLAQGAPLLVFQLFGGVLADRTNRLRLLIGTQIGTALTLTIAFVLAVLGQVRVEYLLVLAALSNTFRAFDEPARLSLIPQLIDRARLPNAIALGSIPWQAGRMIGPSITGVLIAAFGGAVGLALAAGASYAALVLYSCLRVYGNHPTSDGQRVLRQFVEGLSFVAHNFVFASLICLALFNALFGLSYVTLLPIYADWYFHTGSIGYGLLNAAHGGGAILGTLVIATIAHRIRRPGPVLLTMAASLGLALIVFSMSPWMGLAFAVLIVVGFANTFYLTQVSTIIQQRVPDHLRGRVLGIYSLCWNLLPLGGLLAGVLAAAVNARFAVLVGGIMVAANALLLLTSHRLRAIS
- a CDS encoding glycine/sarcosine/betaine reductase selenoprotein B family protein, whose product is MPRLDRLPQVNRNSILMLPVQVHDTTPFTKPFRPLSACRLAIVTTAGLHRRGDRPFGPGEQTYRAIPADTPAADIVQSHTSIGFDRVPIIRDLNISFPLDRVRELVTRGELGGLGPRHYSFMGAQREVGRIERETGPEVGRRLRDEGVDLALITPT
- a CDS encoding putative quinol monooxygenase translates to MANVLTVVAKIRAAKGKGDALAALLQEQAAVVRKSEPGCLVYRPHRSTKDPDLFYFYEQYRDDAAFDAHRKAPHLAAYRERREKEGLTEGGPEVEIYRSLTD
- a CDS encoding enoyl-CoA hydratase/isomerase family protein, with the protein product MADYVLVEKSQGVAILTMNRPEQLNAMNARLSAELHDAVSQMADDDEVGCVVITGAGDRAFSAGGDIHEQREDDRKYTQAELDARTAVRARHSYEIGACPKPTIGMMNGLAYGGAAVLASSLDMRVGCEHASFRFLAAAYGRINATWTLPNQVGWPIAKELLFSGRPVEADEAHRIGLLNHLVPCGQLRDKTMWLATMIAKNRRESVMGVKALLLRDMGRTLEEQWANEREYTTTVARGARAEAAFPEFIARKGRELSA
- a CDS encoding Uma2 family endonuclease, which codes for MTQPPLTLRRWNRTEYDRLVELGVFERDPVELVGGQLIVAEPQSAYHASAIRAVDYAVRAVLPPGWIVSVQSPVSLDEESEPEPDLVVVPGRPTDYRHEHPARPALAIEVAESSLAFDREHKGSLYARAGIQDYWIVNLVDRVLEICRDPAPDASAPYGWRYRSVTTLAPPAAAVPLALATAQLAVADLLP
- a CDS encoding alpha/beta hydrolase, producing MATYVLIHGAYQGGWIWKPVAARLRAGGHLVYAPSLDGCGERRHSVRPGITVGSHAREVAELLVSEDLSDGVLVGTSSGGMVVVKAAELARERIARLVFVDALALLPGERVDQIVKRSAPNETNDVTTAPTRADAESRLFRDLDEPLRRWALARITPHPVAALEAPMEPTTFWEQAWPATVIRCRRAANPPESHQRRTAERLKAAWHELDTGHYPMLSEPEALTRVLLS
- a CDS encoding thiamine pyrophosphate-binding protein translates to MATITGSEVLAQALKSQGVDTMFYLMGGPMLETEAACIQLGIRAIDTRHEQAAALAAHAWARVTRRPGVCMGCSGPGTTNLVTGVANAFTDCAPLVAIGGSSPRVYLGMEAFQEIDQVAVMRPVTKWAERVYDARRIPDVVATAFRQASSGRPGPVYLDLPGDILGEKVEEDKVTYPAPWRPAPRTLGDPNAVREAVALLARAERPVIVAGSGVWWSDGAAALQAFVEAAGIPFYTKPISRGLIPEDHALSFLNARSTAFSEADVLLAVGTRFDWVIQFGRPPRFAADLEVIHVDVNPSQLGHNRAVDVPIAGDARAVLEQLRAEAAGKVDPRRYAAWVGKLRTLDGEKASESDKAMSSDNVPIHPLRLCKEVRDFLQRDAILIVDGQEILNYGRQAIPTFEPGHRLNSGAFGCMGVGLPFGVGAKIARPDAQVVVLHGDGSYGLNAMEIDTAVRHKIPVVVVISNNGGWTADTPWARPLPKPGRRLGHTRYDRVAQELGAHGEFVEKPHDIRPALERAWASGKPAVVNVITDDKARAQTVRFSAYTT